The Armatimonadota bacterium genomic sequence TGGTGGTCTACAAGGCCGGACGCACGGAGCTGGGAGCCCGGGCCGCCAGCAGCCACACGGGTTCCCTCGCGGGACAGGACGAGATCTACGAGGGAGCTTTCCGGCAGGCAGGAATCCTACGGGCGCGCAGCATGTCGGAATTCTACGACCTCGTGCGGGTCCTGGAGAAGCTGCCGCTCCCTAGGGGCAACCGGGTGTGCGTGTGCAGTGCCATCGGGGGCCCGGGCACCATCTGCGTGGACGAGGTGGCCGCCAGCGGTGTCCTACAGCTGGCCCGTTTCTCGGATCCCGTGCGGGAGGTGCTGCGAGGGATCCTGGCACCCACCGCCACCATCGGTAGGCCCGACGGCTATCTGGACATGACGGGATCCATCCGTGCCCGGACCCACGGAGAGGTCCTGCGGGTGGTTCTGGAGGCCCCGGAGGTGGACGCGGCCCTCCTCCTCACCACCCCGCCCGCGTTCCTGGACGAGGAGGAGGTGGCCGAGGCCATTCTGGAGGCTTACTGGGCTCAGCCCGAGCCCCGCAAGCCCGTGCTGCCCGTGCTCACCTTCGGGGATGCGGTGGCCCGGGCCCGCAGGAGGCTGGAGGCTGGAGGCCTCCCCACCTTCGAATTCCCAGATGCCGCGGTCCGAGCTCTGGCCCAGGTGGTGCGGTACGTCCACGATCGGATGCGCAAGCGCTAACCGGAGGTTCCACCCATGCCTCACCCCGTGATCACACAGGCTCTGGAGCAGGGTCGCGGCTTCCTCCTGGAGCCGGAAAGCTATGCCCTGTGTGAGGCATACGGAATCCCGCACGCGCCCTTCGCCGTGTGTCGCACCGCGGAGGAAGCGGTGGAGGCCGCGGATCGCGTGGGCTATCCCGTGGTGCTCAAGGTGATCTCCTCTCAGATCCTGCACAAGTCCGACGTGGGCGGGGTGGTGGTGGACCTGCGGTCGGGCGAGGAGGTGCGGAGGGCATATCCCCAGCTGCTGGAAACGGTGTCCCGACACGCCCCGCAAGCCTCCGTGGACGGCATCCTCGTGCAGCGCATGGAGAAAGGGAGCGCGGAGCTGGTGGTGGGGGGCGTGGTGGATCCCCAGTTCGGCCCCGTGGTCATGGTGGGCGGAGGCGGGATCCTCGTGGAGCTCCTGCGGGACGTCTCCTTCCGGCTCGCGCCCCTTGACCTGGAGGAAGCCCTCCAGCAGCTGGCGGAGACCCGGGCGTACCGGCTCCTGCAGGGCCTGCGGGGTCGCCCGCCCGCGGACATCCGGGCCGTGGGGGAGATGTTGGTGCGGGTGGGAGAGCTGCTGGTGGCAGAACGGGCCATCCGGGAGCTGGATCTGAACCCCGTGGTGGCGGGACCGGAAGGGTGCGTGGCGGTGGACGCCCGCATGGTGCTACAAACGGATCCCCCGGAAGACCGCCCTTGATCTAGCGCATCGGTTCTCCGCAGTATTCCCCCTCCGTTCTCCGCCGGATTGTCCAGGGAACTGCCCCGGGGCGTATACTGCGGTCGAGACTGACCATCCGGTCAAAAACCGGGGGTGCCCTCATGGACCAGCCGGTACGCCTCCGGGTGAACGGACAGGAGTATCGCCTGCTCGTGCCCGTTCACCGGACCCTCCTGGAGGTTCTGCGGGAAGATCTGGGGCTGGTGGGGACCAAGCACGGATGCGAGCTGGGGGAGTGCGGGGTGTGCACGGTGCTGGTGGACGGCAAACCCACGCTGAGCTGCCTCCTGCTGGCGGTGGACGCGGAGGGCCATGAGGTCACCACCATCGAGGGGCTGAGCCGGGACGGCGAGCTGCATCCCCTGCAGCGGGCGTTTGTGGAGCTCGGTGCCCTCCAGTGTGGGTACTGCACGCCTGCCATGATCCTTACCGCGAAGGCCCTCCTGGAGGAGGTCCCCGCACCTACCGAGCAGCAGATTCGGGATGCCCTGTCCGGGGTGTTCTGCCGGTGCACGGGATATCTGAAGATCCTCGAGGCGGTTCGGGCCGCGGCAAGGCACCTGTCCGTAGGTTCCACGGCGTCCGAGTCAAGGTAAAAGGAGGAGCGCCCATGGCGGTGGTGAAGGAGCGGGAGGAAGTCTTCACGGTGGTGGGCCAGCGCCTTCCGCGGGTGGACGGTTGGGCCAAGGTGATGGGGCGGGCCCAGTACACGGACGACCTTTCCCTGCCGGGAATGCTCTTCGGCAAGCTCGCCCGCAGCACCCAGGCCCATGCCCGGATCCGGGAGATCCGGGTGCAGCGGGCCCTGGCACTGCCGGGGGTGGTGGCGGTTATCACCGGGAGAGATCTGCCCGTCCGCTACGGGGTGTTCCCCGTGGGCCAGGATGAAACCGCGCTCGCGGTGGACAAGGTGCGGTATGTGGGAGAGCCCGTGGCCGCGGTGGCCGCGGTGGACCCCTACACCGCAGAGGAGGCGGTCCGCCTCATCGAGGTGGACTACGAGCCGCTTCCCGCCCGCATGACCGTCGAGGAGGCCTTGGCGCACCCGGAGCCCCGCATCCACGACTACGGCCCCTTCGGGAACGTGCACCGGCTGGCGTCGCTGGAGTTCGGGGATGTGGAGCGGGGATTCGCGGAAGCGGACTACGTCCGGGAGGACCTGTTCTTCTATGAGGGCAGCACCCACGCGCCCATGGAGCCCCACAGCGCCCTCGCATGGTGGGATCCCGGGGCGAAGAAGCTCACCCTGTGGACCTCCCACCAGGGGCCCCATTACCTGCACAAGGGGCTCGCCAAGGCCCTGCAGCTGGAGGAGCATCAGGTACGGGTCATCGTGCCCGCGGTAGGGGGCGGGTTCGGGGGGAAGCTGGACATCTTCCACCACGAGGTGTGCGCGGCCAAACTCAGCATGCTCACGGGCCGGCCCGTGAAGATCACCCTGACCCGGGAGGAGGTGTTCTACGCCCACCGGGGGCGGCATCCGGAACTTTTGCGCATCCGCACCGGCGTCACGCGGGACGGCCGGATTGTGGCCATGCACGTGGAGGCCTACCTGGACGGAGGCGCGTACTGTTCCTTCGGGCCGGCGACCATGCTGTACGCGGGCACCCAGCAGCCCGTGAGCTACCGCATCCCGCACTACCGGTTCCAAGGGGTGCGGGTGTTCACCAATAAACCCCCCTGCGGGCCCAAGCGGGGACACGGGACCCCGCAGGCCCGGTGCGCCCTGGAGGTCCACCTGGACAAGCTGAGCGAGGACCTCGGGCTGGACCCTGTGGAGCTGCGGCTGCGCAACCTCACGGGGCCCAATGAGCTCACGGTGAACTGGCTGGAGATCACCAGCAACGGACTGCGGGCGTGCATCGAGAAGGTGGTGGAAGCGAGCGGCTGGTACCGCAAGCGCGGGCGGCTTCCGTACGGACGCGGCATCGGGTTCGCCTGCAGCGCCTACCTCACGGGAGCTGGGGGCTCCATCTACTTCAGCGACATGCCCCACTCCGAGGTGCACCTCCGGGTGGATCGCACGGGAGTGGTCACCGTGTACACCCTGGCCACGGAGATCGGACAGGGATCCGCCACCGCGGTGGCCACCATCGTGGCAGAGGTCCTGGGGCTGAGCCCGCAGGAGATCTGCCTCGTCACCTCTGACACAGATCTCACCCCCATCGACCTCGGCAGCTACAGCAGTCGCGTGACCCTCATGGTGGGCAATGCGGCCTACGAAGCCGCCTGCCGGGTGCGGAACCTCTTGCTGGAGGCGGTGGCGGAGCGACTCCAGGTTCCCCGGCATCGTTTGATCTGCCGGAACCGGCGCATCTACGACGCGGAGAACCCGGAGGTGGGAGCTTCCTTCGCCCAGGCGGCGCAGTGGGCGGAGGCGAAGTTCGGATGCCTGTCCACCTCTGGGAGCTACCGGCCGCCGGAGAAACTGGGCACCTACAAGGGATCGGGCGTGGGACCTTCTCCCACCTACACCTTCTCCGCCTGCGTGGCGGAGGTGCGGTGCGATCCAGAAACGGGGGAGGTGAAGGTGGAGCGGGTGTGGGTGGCCCACGACATCGGCCGTGCCCTCAACCCTACCCTGGCGGAAGGTCAGGTGGAGGGCAGCGTGTACATGGCCCTGGGCGAAGCCCTGCTGGAGGAGCAGGCCTTTCGCAAGCACCTGCACCGGGGCCCCTCCCTCCTGGACTACAAGATCCCCACCATCCACGAGATGCCGGAGGTGATCACCCTCTTCGTAGATACCGAAGACCCCCGGGCGCCCTTCAGCGCTAAGGAGGTGGGGCAGGGGCCGCTGCTGTGCGTCGTACCTGCAATCCTCAACGCCATCGTGGACGCCCTCAAGATCCGGGTGGACGAGGTCCCCGTGACCCCGGAGAAGATCCTCAAGGCCCTGGAGGAACGCCGAAAGGGACGGCCCGCCCGGGTGGGGCCCACCAAGCTTCCCCCCTTCTCCTTCCCTGCCCCCGAACGGGTGGCGCGGCCCCCGCAGTGGGAACTGGAGGCGAAACCCGCATAGGAGGCGACCATGCTGCGGCTACCCGGTTTCCAGCTCCACCGTCCTGCGAGTTTGTCGGAGGCTACGCGGATCCTCGCGGATCTGGGGCCGGAGGCGGTTCCCGTGGCCGGTGGGACGGATCTGTATCCCAAGATGAAGCGCCGTCAGATCCTTCCGAAGCACCTGGTAAGCCTGCGAAGGATCCCGGAGCTGCGCGGCTTTCGGGGGGACCCTCAAGCGGGGCTGGTGATCGGGGCAGGATGCACCCTCGCGGAGATCGCGGCGCACCCCATGGTCCGCGTGGGCTACCCGGGACTCGCACAGGCGGTGGCCGTCTGCTCGAACCCCCTCCTCCACCAGATGGGCACCCTCGGTGGGAACCTCTGCCTCGACACCCGGTGCACCTACTACGACCAGACGGACCTGTGGCGGGAGGCCCTGGGGTGGTGCATGAAGGCCCCCGGCAGCTCGGACCCTACGGAAGTGCCCTGTCGGGTGGCCCCTGGAGGGGGGAGGTGCTGGGCGGTTTCCAGCGGCGATGGGGCCCCCATCCTCATCGCCCTGGGCGCGCGGGTCCGGCTCGTGGGATCCAGGGGGGAGCGGATCGTTCCCCTGGAAGAGCTGTACCGGGACGATGGCATCCGGTACCTGAACAAGGCCCATGACGAGCTGGTGGCGGAGGTGCTGCTGCCTCCCGTGAACGGGGTGCGCAGCACGTACCGGAAGGTGCGCCGCCGGGGGAGTCTGGACTTCGCGGCCCTGGGCGTGGCGGTGGCATTGCAGCTGGGAACGGACGGAACCGTGCAGAGGTGCCGCATCGTCCTGGGCGGGGTGGCCTCACGCCCCCTGGTGTTGGAGGAGGCCGCAAACCTACTGGTGGGACAAAAGGTGGAGCCCGAGGTGCTGGAACGGGTGTCCGAGGCCGTGTACCGGGCCGTGCATCCCATGGACAACGTGGACTTCACCGTGTACTATCGCCGGCGCATCGCCCCGGTGCAGGTCCGTCGGGCTCTTGAAGCCCTCGCGGCGTAGAAGAGGGCCGGGAAATGTTCCGCAACCCCTTTGTGGCCCCCTTCCCCACTCCCGAGGTCCCATGCTTCGAGCCCGTGGAACGGTGGGCCCGGACAGATCCGGACCGCCCCGTCCTCGTGTGGGCGCCCACGGGTCAGGTGGTGACCTACGGTCGCCTCTGGCATGCCTCCGGAAAGGTGGCGCGGGCTCTGCAGGAGCTGGGGGTAGGCAAGGGCGACCGGGTAGCCTTGCTCGCGCCGAATGCCCTGGAGCACCCCGTGGCCTTTTACGGGATCTTACGGGCAGGGGGCGTGGTAGTCCCCCTGAACCCCCTCCTGAAGCCTGCGGAAGTGGAGCGGTGCCTGAGTGAGACAGAGGCACGCGTGGTAATGGCTTCCCCGGAGTGGTGTCGGGAGCTGCAGGCACTTCCTCCAGCCTTGCCATTCCTTCGCTGTGTCCTGAACCTGGCGGAGCTGCTGGCAACCACGGAACCGTTTGGGAGCCCGGACCCCATCCCGATCCAGCCCGACCGGGATCTCGCCTGCATCCTGTTCTCGAGCGGGACCACGGGGCTCCCGAAGGGAACGCAGCTCACCCACCGGAACGTGCTCGCGAACATCCTGGCAGGCCATGCCCTGGGATTTGTGAAGGAAGGCACGGTGTACGTACACTTCCTTCCCTTCAGCCACTGCTTTGGCCTGCTGACCCTGCTGAATGCGGGGATCTGCGTGGGAGCCCGGCAGATCCTCCTACCGCAGTTCGACGCGCAGGAGGTCCTGTACTGGGTCGCGCACCATGGGGCCACGCAGCTGTACGCGGTTCCCCCTGCCCTGAGGGCCCTCGTGGAGGCCGCGGAGGCCCAGGGTTTTGCGTACCGGGGCCTCCGGTTCGTGAACACCGCGGCCCTCCCTCTGGATCCAGAACTGCAGCAACGGGCGGAGCGGGTGTTCGGGTGTCCCGTGACGGAGCACATAGGGATGACGGAGTGCGCGGGGCTCGCCAACCTCCTCCTCCCCCCCATGCCCCGAAAACCCCGGTCTGTGGGGCCGCCGGTGCCGAATCTGGAAGAGCGGGTGGTGGATCCGGACACAGGACGGGACCTGGGCCCCGGGGAGGTGGGAGAGCTCCTGGTGCGCGGCCCTATGGTCACCGTCGGGTACTGGCGGAACCCGGAGGCGAACGAGGAAGCCTACCTGGAAGAGGGGTGGTTTCGCACGGGAGATCTCGTGCGCTTCGACGAGGCAGGATACATGTGGTGGGTGGACCGCCGCAAGGAGATGATCAAGTACAAGGGCTACTCCATCGCCCCCGCGGAGCTGGAGGAGATCCTGCGCCAGCACCCCGCGGTCCGCGAGGCGTGCGTGATCCCAAAGCCCGACCCGGAGGTGGGGCAGATTCCCAAGGCCTTCGTGGTGCCTCACGGAGAGGTCACCGCGGAGGAGCTGCTGCGGTTCGTGGAGGAACGGGTGGCCCCCTACAAGAAGGTACGGGAGGTGGAGTTCGTGTCCGGGCTTCCGAAGTCCGCGGTGGGCAAGGTGCTCCGAAAGGTGCTCGCGGAGCGGGAACGCCGTCGGGCCGTGGGAGCCACCACCCGATCCTGATGTGGGAGGGAAGCATGCGCGGAGCGGACCTGAAACCCCAGCACTTCCTGTGGGAGGTACAGGAGGAGGTCGCCACCATTACCCTGAACCGGCCGGAACGGAAAAATCCTCTTACCTTCGAGAGCTACGCGGAGCTGCGGGATACGTTCCGCATCCTGAACCGGATGGAGGATGTGAAAGCGGTGGTGATCACCGGAGCGGGGGGCAACTTCTGCTCCGGAGGGGATGTCCACGAGATCATCCGGCCTCTCCTGGACATGGACGTGCGTGGGAAGCTGGAGTTCACCCGGATGACGGGGGATCTGGTGATCGCCATGCGGCACTGCCCGCAGCCCCTCATTGCTGCGGTGGACGGGGTCTGCGTGGGAGCGGGTGCCGTGATCGCCGCCGCGTGCGACCTGCGCCTGGGAACCCCCCGCAGCCGGGTGGCCTTCCTCTTCGTGCGGGTGGGGCTTGCGGGTTCGGATATGGGCGCGTGCGCCCTGCTTCCCCGCCTTGTGGGCCTGGGGCGGGCCGCGGAGCTTCTCTACACGGGTCGTGAAATGCGCGGGGAGGAGGCGGAACGGTGGGGCTTCTTCAACCGCCTGTGCCCGCCGGAGACCCTCCTGCAGGAGGCCCAGCAGCTGGCGCGGGAGATCGCGCAGGGCCCTACCTTCGCGCACGCCATGACCAAGCGCATGCTGCACAAGGAGTGGGACATGTCCCTGGACGAGGCCATCGAATCCGAGGCGCAAGCCCAGGCCCTGTGCATGTTCACCCGGGATTTCGCCCGCGGATACCAGGCCTTTGTGGAGCGCCGTAAACCCACCTTCGGGGGCGACTAGTGGACCGCGACCACCTACTCTGGCCCTTCTTCGGGGAAGCCCACCGCCGCCTGGCGCGGGAGCTGGAGACGTGGGCCCGGCGGGAGGTGGGACCGCTCGCGGCCCGGGAGGAGGAGGATCCGGAGGGGATGAGCCGGGAGCTCGTGCGCCGGCTGGGGGAGGCGAGTTGGCTGAGGTACTGCGTTCCCCGGGCCTACGGGGGGATGTTCGATAGCCTGGATGTGCGCAGCCTGTGTCTGGCCCGCGAGATTCTCGCGGGATACTCCGGACTGGCGGACTTCGCCTTCGCCATGCAGGGGCTGGGGAGTGCGCCCATCACCCTCTTCGGGAGCGATGCCCTGCGGACCCGCTACCTCCCGGAGGTAGCAAGCGGTCGCCGCATCGCGGCCTTCGCCCTCTCGGAGCCCCAGGCGGGTTCGGACGTCGCCGGGATCACCACCTCCGCCCGGCGCACGCAGGAGGGGTATGTGCTGGAGGGGGTGAAGACCTGGATCTCTAACGCGGGAGTGGCGGACTTCTACGTGGTATTCGCCCGCACGGGAGGTCCCGGAAAGGAAGGGCTTAGTGCTTTCGTGGTGGACGCGGATACCCCGGGGCTAGAGGTGAGCGAGCGGATCCAGGTCCTTGCCCCGCATCCCCTCGGGACCCTTAACCTCCGCGGCTGCCATGTTCCGGCGAGCCACCGGCTAGGGGAGGAAGGACAGGGGTTTGAGGTAGCCATGCGGACCCTGGACGTTTTCCGCCCGACGGTGGGAGCTGCGGCCCTGGGGTTCGCCCGCCGGGCTTTTCACGAGGCGTTGGAGTTCGTGCAGCGGCGGGTGGCGTTCGGGCAGGTCCTGAGCCGGTTCCAGATGGTGCGGGAGAAGCTGGCTTGGATGGCCCTGGAGGTGGACGCGGCGGCCCTGCTGGTGTACCGGGCCGCGTGGGTGAAGGACGAGCTGGGCCAGCGGGCCACCCGGGAGGCCTCCATGGCCAAGCTGTACGCCACGGAGGCCGCACAGCGGGTGGTGGACAGCGCGGTGCAGCTGTGGGGGGCGCGGGGGGTGGTGCACGGGAGCCCCGTGGAGCGACTGTACCGGGAGGTACGGGCGTTGCGCATCTACGAGGGGACCTCGGAGATCCAGGCCCTGGTGGTGGCTCAGGAGGTCCTCCGGTCCGCACCGTCGGAGCGCGTGGAGGAGGCTCCATGACGGAGCGCGCGGTGGAGGTCCGGTACGAGGAGGGCACCTGCTGGGTCACCCTGAACCGGCCGCCCCACAACATCCTCACCATTGCGGTGATGCGGGAGCTCGCGCGTATCCTGCGCTCGGCCGCGGAGGACCGTACGGTGCGGGCCGTGGTTCTGGGGGCCCGGGGGCGGTCCTTCTCCGCAGGGGTGGACGTGGCGGAGCACACCGCGGAAAAGGTGCACGGGATGCTGGAGGCCTTCCACGACCTGTGCCATACCCTGGTTTCGCTCGACGTGCCCACGGTGGCCTCAGTCCAGGGGCCTGCGTTGGGGGGTGGGTGCGAGGTGGTGGCCCTATGCGACGTAGTGGTGGCCGCGGAGGAGGCCACCTTCGGGCAGCCCGAGATCCGGGTGGGGGTGTTTCCGCCCGTCGCTGCGGCCACCTTTCCCTTCCTCTTCGGCAAACGCGGGATCTCCCTCCTCCTCACCGGCGAACTCCTCCCCGCCCGGCGGGCCCAGGAGCTGGGGCTGGTGACGGAGGTGGTCCCCCAGGAGCAGCTGGAGGAGGCGGTGCGACGGGTGGTGGGGCAGCTCCAGGCCCACAGCGGAGCGGTCCTTCGCCTGGCGAAGCGGACGGCCGTCGCTACGTTCCGGCGGTGGTTTGCGGAGGCATTGCAGGAAGCGGAGCACCTCTACCTGGGGGAGCTCATGGCCACGGAGGACGCCCACGAAGGGCTCCGGGCCTTCCTGGAGAAGCGCGGGGCCAGCTGGAAACATCGATGAGGGGAGGGTGACGGGGGTGAAGCGGGCGGAGGCGGTGCACGGTGCGCGGCAGGTGTACGAGAGCCTGCGGGTGGTGTTGGAGGCCCTGGAACGGGCAGGGGAGCCAGCCATGGTGGTGGACAGCCGCCAGCGGGTCCTCCTGTGGAACCGGGCGGCAGAGAAGCTGCTGGGATGGTCTCAGGAGGAGGTGGTGGGTCGCCCATGCTACCGGGTGGTGGCCGGCTACGACCGGAGCGGGCACCTGGTGTGCTGCCCGGGGTGCCCGGAGTTCGCCATGGCCCGCGCGGAGGGAGCCATCCCTCCCCGGGACGTGTGCTACCGCACGCGGGACGGCCGGTACGTGTGGGTGAACACCAGCACCCTGGTGCTCCGTCCCGACCCCAAGGGCGGGGACGTGTTCCTGGTACATCTCTTCCGGGACGTGACCCACCAACGGACCGTGGAGGAGCTGGTGGAGCTGCTCGCGACCCGGGAGGGACTCCTTGCCACGGTGGGCGCGGTCAAGCACCCGCTCACCCGGCGGGAGCGGGAGGTCTTGGCCCTGCTGGCCCAGGGGATGGACACGGAGGCCATCGCCCGCACCCTGGTCCTCTCCACCGCCACCGTCCGCAACCACGTGCAGAACCTCCTGCGCAAACTGGGGGCTCACACCCGGGCAGAGGCTGTGGCTCGGGCCCTCCAACAGGGGCTGTTTCCTCGGGACGGCAAGGGCCTACAGATGCATCAAGAAAAATGATGCATTCCTCGCATTGTCAACACATCCTGCTGTGGGCTAGGGTTTGACTGACCGGTTGGATAAAACTGAGGGATGCCGTGGACGAGCTGGAACGGATCTTTGACGACCTGAGGGCCCTGGTGGAGGATCCCACCTTCCCCGAGGTCCGGCGGTGGCTGGCGGCAAACCCGGACGGCAAGGTGGTGGGTTCCTTCCAGGTGTTCTTTCCAGAGGAGATCGCGCATGCCGCGGGCATGCTCCCCATCAAGATCGCGGGCGCGGGGGGGACCATCCAGGTACGCCAGGCGGATGCCCGCATCGCAGCCTTTGTGTGCTCCATCGTGCGGAGCTCCCTGGAGCTGGCCCTCTCCGGGCGGCTGGACTTCCTGAGCGTAATGGTGGTTCCCAACATCTGCGACGCGGCCCGGAATGCGTGCGGGGTGTGGGTCCGCAGCTTCCCGCACCTGCGGGTGGAGACCCTCTACCATCCCCACAACGCGGCGAGCGCACACGCGGTGGACTATCTGGTGGGGGAATACCGACGCATCGGCCGGATCCTGGAGGAGCTGGGTGGCCGCCCCATCACGGACGAAGCCCTGCGGGCCAGCATCGCGCTGTTCAATGAGAACCGCAGGCTCCTCCGGGAGCTCTACCGGATCAAGCGGGAGACCCCTTGGCTGGTGAGCGCGGTGGAGAGCTACCTCCTGGTGCGCTCCGCGGGCCTCATGCCTCGGGAGGAGCACAACGCGCTCCTACGCAGGGTACTGGAGCTGCTCCCGCATCGGCCCACCAAGAAGCAGGATCGCATCCGGGTGGTGTTCGAGGGCGGATTCTGCGAGCAACCCCCCCTGGACATGCTGGCGGTCATCCAGAACGCCTGCTACATCGTGGACGATGACCTCATGATCGGCCTGCGGTGGATCACGGAGGACGTACCGCTGAAAGGCGACCCCTGGCGGAACCTGGCGGACAGCTACCTGAACCGCTCCAGCTACAGTCCCGTGCAGCGGGATCCCCGCAAGCCCAAGGCGGAGATGCTCCTGCGCCGCATCCGGGCTTCCGGGGCGGAGGCGGCCATCGTGGCCGCGGCGAAGATGTGCGAGCCGGGGCTGGAGGAACAGGTTCACTACAGCCGCGCTCTGGAGGCTGCGGGCATTCCCCACCTGGTCATGGAGTTCGAGGAGACCATGACGGTCTTCGAACAGGTGGGGATGGAGGTGGAGACCTTCGCGGAATCCCTGCTGTTCCAGTTCACCTGACGGAGGCCACGATGAGTGCACCCACCGAGGGGATCCTGGGAGCGACCCGACGGGAAGGCAAGCGGCTCATGGACCTATGGTGGCAGGAGATGACGGAAGCCGCCCAGACGGGGCGGCCCACCGCATACGTGTTCGCCATGGGGTCCATGGCGGAGTTGCTCCGCACCTTCGACTTCGTGCTGAACTTCCCGGAGATCACCTCCCTGCAGATCGCGGTCCGCGGGCAGTCCCAGGCGTACATCCAGGCCGCGGAGGACTACGGGTTCTCCCCGGACGTATGCGGTTACGTGAAGGCGGACGTGGGGCTCCAGCTCCGGCAAGGGGAACATCCATATGGAAGGGTCCCCCGTCCCTCCCTGGTGGTGACCTCCAATGTCTGCAACACCTACATTAAGTGGTCCGAGATCTGGGAGCACCTCTACGGCTGCCCCGTGTTCGTGGTAGACCTGCCCGGGTGGCGGGGCCGGGAATCCGCGGCTCTGGACGGGGAGACCTTCCGCAACGACGCCCGCTACGTCCAGGGGCAGCTGCAGGAGCTGATCGGGCTGTGCGAGCAGATTACGGGCAGGCGCTTCGACGTAGACCGATTCCGGGAGCACCTGGCGGAAGCGAACCGAATGGCAGAGCTCTACAACGCGGTCTGCGAGACGAATCGTCACATCCCCGCTCCCTTCAACGCCGTCGTGGAGGGGGTGACCTATCAGGGGATCGCGCACCTGTACCGGGGAAGCCAGGAGGGAAGCCGGTACTTCCAACAGGTGCTCCAGGAGATGCAGGAGCGCATTCGGCTCGGCATGGCCGCGGTGCCGGACGAGCGGTTCCGGTTGGTCCTCGTGGGGACCACCTGCTACAGCCACTTTCGTCGCTTCGTGGAGCTCTTCGCCTCCTGGGGGGGTGTATTTGTGCACAGCACCTACATGGTCTTCGCGGGAGGCGGCTTCCTTCCGGGCTTCGCGTACGATCTGAGTCGGCCCCTGGAGAGCTTCGCGGAGCGCATGGTGGCCGCCGCATACTGGGGCTACACGGGATCCATGTTCTACCAGCAGGATTGGCTAGATGAGGTGGTGCGGCGGTGGCACGTGGACGGAATCTGCTTTCACGGCGTGAAGTCCTGCCGTACGGTCTCCACGGGTTTACCGGATGTGCGGGAGTGGATGCGGATTCAGCGAAACGTCCCCGGGCTCTTCATTCAGTCAGACCTCGTGGATCCGCGTCTGTGGTCCGACGCGCAGGTCAAGAACCGGGTGGATGCCTTCTTCGAGGCTCTGGCAGCCCACAAGGCGGCGACAAGGAGGTGAGGAACACGTGGTCATCGCAACCCGTACGCTGGTGGCTGGAGTAGACGTGGGGAGCACGCAGACCAAGGCGGTGATCATGAACCTGAACCGGATCATCGTGGGTCGGGCCTTGGTGGACACGGGTGCCCGGCTGAACGAGGCGGCCCGGACGGCCTTCGAGGCCGCTCTGCAGGACGCGGGGGCCTCGGAGGACGAGGTGGCCTACACCGTGGGCACCGGATATGGCCGGTTCAAGGTGGAGTTCGGGAACACCCAGGTTACGGAGATCAGCTGCCACGCCCGGGGTGCAGTGTTCCTCTTTCCGAACACGCGCACGGTGCTGGACGTGGGTGGGCAGGACACCAAGGCCATTCGGGTCGGACCCAACGGCGAGGTCCTGGACTTCTGCATGAACGATAAATGCTCCGCGGGCACGGGACGGTTCCTGGGCGCCGCGAGTGCAGCCCTGGAGCTGCCCCTGGGAGAGCTGGGGCCCCTTGCCCTCACCGCCCGCAACCCCGTTACCATCACCACCACCTGCACGGTGTTCGCGGAGTCGGAGATCCTGGGATGGCTCGCCCGAGGCCGGAAGGTGGAGGACATTCTCATGGGGGTGCATGCGGCCATCGCGGCCCGTAGCCTCTCCCTGCTGCGCCGGGTTGGGATCGAGCCGGAGCTGACCTTCACGGGCGGGGTCTCCCGGAATGTGGCCATGGTGCACCTCATTCGCCAGCTCAGCGGGGTACCCGTGAACGTGAGCGAGGAATCCCATTACTGCGGCGCCATCGGGGCCGCCCTCTTTGCCCTGGACCACGTCCTGGTGGGGGAACGGGTGCCCGTGGCGGCCGGAGCAGGAGGGGGAGAGGATGCTGGTCGCGGGCATTGACGTGG encodes the following:
- a CDS encoding acetate--CoA ligase family protein produces the protein MPHPVITQALEQGRGFLLEPESYALCEAYGIPHAPFAVCRTAEEAVEAADRVGYPVVLKVISSQILHKSDVGGVVVDLRSGEEVRRAYPQLLETVSRHAPQASVDGILVQRMEKGSAELVVGGVVDPQFGPVVMVGGGGILVELLRDVSFRLAPLDLEEALQQLAETRAYRLLQGLRGRPPADIRAVGEMLVRVGELLVAERAIRELDLNPVVAGPEGCVAVDARMVLQTDPPEDRP
- a CDS encoding (2Fe-2S)-binding protein: MDQPVRLRVNGQEYRLLVPVHRTLLEVLREDLGLVGTKHGCELGECGVCTVLVDGKPTLSCLLLAVDAEGHEVTTIEGLSRDGELHPLQRAFVELGALQCGYCTPAMILTAKALLEEVPAPTEQQIRDALSGVFCRCTGYLKILEAVRAAARHLSVGSTASESR
- a CDS encoding molybdopterin-dependent oxidoreductase — protein: MAVVKEREEVFTVVGQRLPRVDGWAKVMGRAQYTDDLSLPGMLFGKLARSTQAHARIREIRVQRALALPGVVAVITGRDLPVRYGVFPVGQDETALAVDKVRYVGEPVAAVAAVDPYTAEEAVRLIEVDYEPLPARMTVEEALAHPEPRIHDYGPFGNVHRLASLEFGDVERGFAEADYVREDLFFYEGSTHAPMEPHSALAWWDPGAKKLTLWTSHQGPHYLHKGLAKALQLEEHQVRVIVPAVGGGFGGKLDIFHHEVCAAKLSMLTGRPVKITLTREEVFYAHRGRHPELLRIRTGVTRDGRIVAMHVEAYLDGGAYCSFGPATMLYAGTQQPVSYRIPHYRFQGVRVFTNKPPCGPKRGHGTPQARCALEVHLDKLSEDLGLDPVELRLRNLTGPNELTVNWLEITSNGLRACIEKVVEASGWYRKRGRLPYGRGIGFACSAYLTGAGGSIYFSDMPHSEVHLRVDRTGVVTVYTLATEIGQGSATAVATIVAEVLGLSPQEICLVTSDTDLTPIDLGSYSSRVTLMVGNAAYEAACRVRNLLLEAVAERLQVPRHRLICRNRRIYDAENPEVGASFAQAAQWAEAKFGCLSTSGSYRPPEKLGTYKGSGVGPSPTYTFSACVAEVRCDPETGEVKVERVWVAHDIGRALNPTLAEGQVEGSVYMALGEALLEEQAFRKHLHRGPSLLDYKIPTIHEMPEVITLFVDTEDPRAPFSAKEVGQGPLLCVVPAILNAIVDALKIRVDEVPVTPEKILKALEERRKGRPARVGPTKLPPFSFPAPERVARPPQWELEAKPA
- a CDS encoding FAD binding domain-containing protein, whose translation is MLRLPGFQLHRPASLSEATRILADLGPEAVPVAGGTDLYPKMKRRQILPKHLVSLRRIPELRGFRGDPQAGLVIGAGCTLAEIAAHPMVRVGYPGLAQAVAVCSNPLLHQMGTLGGNLCLDTRCTYYDQTDLWREALGWCMKAPGSSDPTEVPCRVAPGGGRCWAVSSGDGAPILIALGARVRLVGSRGERIVPLEELYRDDGIRYLNKAHDELVAEVLLPPVNGVRSTYRKVRRRGSLDFAALGVAVALQLGTDGTVQRCRIVLGGVASRPLVLEEAANLLVGQKVEPEVLERVSEAVYRAVHPMDNVDFTVYYRRRIAPVQVRRALEALAA